The Thermoplasmatales archaeon DNA window AAAAAATTTTGTTAGCCTATCAAGTGTTTTATTTGAGGTGACATGTTCTATTTTGCAAGCATCTTCATCAGCAAGGTTTTCATCCACACCTATTGAGATAAAAAAATTTCTCAAGATTTCATGCTTTTCTTCTAATTTTCTTCCAATTTTCTCTCCCTTTTCAGTTAAAACCACTCCCCTATACTTTGTATATCTTATATATCCTTCCTTTCCCATTTTCTGAAGCATTTCAGTTGCGGTTGATGGCCTTACATTCATATTTTTTGCAATATCATTTGTCC harbors:
- a CDS encoding metal-dependent transcriptional regulator → MSKRYEEYIETVYGLVKKKGTARTNDIAKNMNVRPSTATEMLQKMGKEGYIRYTKYRGVVLTEKGEKIGRKLEEKHEILRNFFISIGVDENLADEDACKIEHVTSNKTLDRLTKFFEFIQKNELLKEFETHENRGNRGRD